The Halorussus salinus genome contains a region encoding:
- a CDS encoding RNA-guided endonuclease InsQ/TnpB family protein translates to MLEVHRTHRAKILNHGQVEDSLDRHGWSASKLWNVANYHSRQVWEETGEIPDHGDLKGELKGHSKYKGLHSQSSQRVLEELAEAFNSWYGKRKSDSRANPPGYRKKNYYDDDGNRVHEEHPRSTVTWKQNGIKHDSKNNRVRLSKGANHKEHPKAWEYILVEYETRPGVSIENLQQVRAVYDQSKGRWELHLVCKYEIETPNAPGNETAGIDLGICSFAAVAYSTEQADLYPGNRLKQDGYYFPKEIAKCDDSGGERATRLHAKWSERRTHFFHSLAKHIVERCGEQEVGRINVGKLAGVREDENGESKNWGKHGNLDLHGWAFDRFTNILEYKAKVEGIEVVEVSERDTSKTCCVCGREDDSQRVERGLYVCEAHDDAFNADVNGAENIRLNINGESNSESASDLDNDRSTGWLAQPSVYLHDLSSGFQPQEQVVDCKP, encoded by the coding sequence ATGCTGGAAGTCCACCGCACCCACCGAGCGAAAATCCTCAACCACGGACAAGTAGAGGACTCGCTCGACCGGCACGGGTGGAGTGCCAGCAAACTCTGGAACGTTGCAAACTACCACTCCCGCCAAGTGTGGGAGGAAACGGGCGAAATCCCTGACCACGGCGACCTCAAAGGCGAGTTGAAAGGTCATTCAAAGTACAAGGGACTGCATAGTCAGTCCAGTCAGCGCGTTCTGGAGGAACTCGCTGAAGCCTTCAACTCGTGGTACGGCAAGAGGAAGTCTGATAGTCGAGCGAATCCGCCCGGCTACCGCAAGAAAAACTACTACGACGACGATGGAAACCGCGTCCACGAAGAACACCCTCGCAGTACGGTGACGTGGAAGCAAAACGGCATCAAACACGACTCGAAGAACAACCGTGTTCGCCTGTCTAAAGGCGCGAATCACAAGGAACACCCGAAAGCATGGGAGTACATCCTTGTCGAATACGAAACTCGTCCCGGTGTCTCGATTGAGAACCTACAACAGGTCAGAGCGGTCTATGACCAGTCGAAGGGGCGGTGGGAACTCCATCTCGTCTGCAAATACGAAATCGAGACGCCCAACGCACCCGGCAACGAAACGGCGGGTATCGACCTCGGCATCTGCAGCTTCGCGGCGGTCGCGTACAGCACTGAACAAGCCGATCTGTACCCCGGCAACCGCCTGAAACAGGATGGCTACTACTTCCCGAAAGAAATCGCCAAGTGTGACGACTCAGGTGGTGAGCGAGCCACTCGTCTCCACGCAAAGTGGTCAGAGCGTCGCACGCACTTCTTCCACTCCTTAGCGAAACACATCGTTGAGCGGTGTGGAGAGCAAGAAGTTGGTCGCATCAACGTTGGGAAACTCGCTGGCGTCCGCGAAGACGAGAACGGAGAGTCGAAGAACTGGGGTAAACACGGGAACCTCGACCTACATGGGTGGGCGTTCGACCGGTTCACCAACATCCTCGAATACAAGGCGAAAGTCGAGGGAATCGAAGTCGTAGAGGTGTCTGAGCGCGACACGAGCAAGACGTGTTGCGTGTGCGGTAGGGAAGACGATAGTCAGCGTGTCGAACGTGGTCTCTACGTCTGTGAGGCGCACGACGATGCGTTCAACGCTGACGTGAATGGGGCAGAGAACATCCGTCTCAACATCAACGGCGAAAGTAACTCCGAGTCTGCGTCCGATTTGGACAACGATAGGAGTACCGGCTGGTTGGCACAGCCATCAGTCTACCTTCATGACTTGTCCAGCGGATTCCAACCGCAGGAACAAGTGGTGGACTGCAAACCCTAA
- a CDS encoding response regulator: protein MAASRQTPVQVLCIDDEPDLGELIKTFLEQETDRIHVHAESSGPDALEFFEANSVDAIVSDFDMPELTGLDVLESVRNVDPDLPFILYTGKGSEEIASKAISHGVTEYMQKETGTDQYAVLANRILNAVDRYRAEQQLEEERTRFQAVFEQASDAMILANDDGTYVDVNSAACDLFDLTETELLGKTAADFTYEEFDFEAAWASFQKVEKERGLFPVERPDGTVRVAEYAASTNILPGMHLSVLRDITEQRESEREIYREKERLDEFAGVLSHDLKNPVQVMKGRLELLATGIDSDQQTDHLNTAMNALGRIEHVIEDVLTISRSNNGVLDTTEVAVSEMAEHVWTQVSKGTASAKIEAGIVVTANESHVERLLTNLFRNTIEHGGDTVAIQVGDLDSGEGFFVEDDGPGIPAEEREEVFDWKHSTKEGGTGIGLKSVAQIIDSEGWNISITEGADGGARFEISDVEIA from the coding sequence ATGGCTGCCAGCAGACAAACCCCGGTTCAGGTGCTATGCATCGACGATGAACCAGATCTGGGCGAACTGATTAAGACGTTTCTGGAGCAGGAAACTGATCGTATTCACGTCCATGCAGAGTCCAGTGGCCCCGACGCGCTTGAGTTCTTCGAGGCTAACTCGGTCGACGCGATTGTCAGCGATTTTGATATGCCTGAGCTGACTGGTCTTGACGTCCTGGAATCCGTCCGGAACGTCGACCCGGATCTCCCGTTTATTTTATATACTGGGAAGGGAAGTGAGGAGATTGCAAGTAAGGCTATTTCTCATGGCGTAACCGAGTACATGCAGAAGGAGACGGGTACCGACCAATACGCTGTGTTAGCGAATCGGATACTGAACGCCGTCGACCGCTATCGAGCAGAACAACAACTTGAAGAGGAGCGTACCCGGTTCCAGGCGGTGTTCGAACAGGCGTCCGATGCGATGATACTCGCCAACGACGACGGCACCTATGTAGACGTCAATTCAGCAGCTTGTGACCTCTTCGACCTGACTGAGACCGAGTTACTGGGCAAGACGGCTGCCGACTTCACGTATGAGGAGTTCGATTTCGAGGCGGCGTGGGCCTCGTTTCAAAAGGTCGAAAAAGAGCGAGGACTCTTCCCCGTCGAACGACCGGACGGCACGGTCAGGGTCGCGGAATACGCTGCGAGTACGAATATCCTTCCCGGCATGCATCTATCTGTTCTCCGAGACATCACTGAGCAGCGGGAGTCAGAACGCGAGATATATCGCGAAAAGGAACGGCTGGATGAGTTTGCTGGCGTTCTCTCGCATGACTTGAAAAATCCGGTTCAAGTAATGAAGGGTCGTCTCGAACTGCTCGCAACCGGGATCGACTCCGATCAACAGACCGACCACCTCAACACAGCCATGAATGCGTTGGGCCGAATTGAACACGTAATTGAGGACGTCCTCACTATCTCCCGTTCAAATAATGGTGTGCTTGACACGACCGAGGTGGCGGTCTCAGAGATGGCCGAGCACGTCTGGACGCAGGTCAGCAAAGGCACCGCAAGCGCCAAAATTGAAGCTGGAATTGTCGTCACAGCAAATGAATCACATGTTGAGCGCCTGTTGACGAACCTGTTTCGCAATACAATTGAACACGGGGGCGACACCGTCGCGATTCAAGTTGGCGATCTCGATAGTGGGGAGGGATTCTTTGTTGAAGACGACGGGCCGGGAATCCCGGCCGAGGAGCGGGAGGAAGTCTTTGACTGGAAACACTCGACAAAAGAGGGCGGAACTGGCATCGGTTTGAAGAGCGTCGCTCAAATAATCGATTCGGAGGGTTGGAATATCTCGATTACCGAAGGAGCGGATGGTGGCGCTCGGTTCGAAATTTCTGACGTCGAAATCGCCTAG
- a CDS encoding DUF7504 family protein, with translation MRNHTEGDTGDKNVLVHVPPLDDKGDAATLGFLTQTPPRETNVLVISYIRSADEWLRTWLDYAGESPAHLGIIRVGETTRSATTASASDSPSHSPSVIETVANPRNLTDLGITISEYISDWDENPYQTCVCFDSLTALLQYTENVQTAFRFLHTVVGRVKTANARACYQITPDAHDDQTVALITGLFDTVLEHKG, from the coding sequence ATGCGTAACCATACAGAAGGCGATACTGGCGATAAAAATGTGCTCGTTCATGTTCCTCCGCTTGACGATAAAGGAGATGCCGCCACTCTCGGATTTCTAACGCAAACGCCACCTAGAGAAACAAACGTTCTCGTCATTTCTTATATCAGATCGGCAGACGAGTGGTTACGCACATGGCTTGATTATGCTGGCGAGTCGCCAGCTCACCTCGGCATCATTCGAGTTGGGGAAACCACTCGGTCGGCGACCACAGCTAGCGCGTCTGATTCGCCGTCACATTCGCCGAGTGTTATTGAGACCGTAGCGAATCCCCGCAACTTGACTGATCTCGGTATCACGATTAGCGAATATATCTCAGATTGGGATGAGAATCCGTATCAAACGTGTGTTTGCTTTGATTCGTTGACTGCTCTCCTCCAATACACCGAGAATGTACAAACAGCATTTCGTTTTCTGCATACCGTCGTTGGACGCGTCAAAACGGCAAATGCCCGTGCCTGCTATCAGATAACTCCGGATGCACACGACGACCAAACAGTGGCTCTCATCACCGGTCTATTTGATACTGTTCTTGAGCACAAAGGTTGA
- a CDS encoding RNA-guided endonuclease TnpB family protein: protein DIGETALITGCALKDGSPTDPFVCSGSRAKHLRKEMHTTLKRFQERDASEWRIEDRFSHYQNALTDIVEKASRQAVEYAKRFDNPVLVMEDLTYIRERFDYGKYMNRRLHSWAFARLQGRIEDKATEAGIPVEYVNPAYTSQTCHSCHRIGRRDSQAEFRCPNDDCHVSTFQADINASANIARRIDPWGESVPLDKAERDDSPRDGSGCDTATTHREKSAPAQMTLTASEESKPSASDD from the coding sequence AGACATCGGAGAAACCGCCCTCATCACGGGCTGTGCCCTCAAGGATGGTTCTCCGACTGACCCGTTCGTGTGTAGCGGAAGCAGAGCGAAGCATCTCCGCAAAGAGATGCACACAACCCTGAAACGATTCCAAGAGCGTGACGCATCCGAGTGGCGGATTGAAGACCGCTTCTCGCACTACCAGAACGCGCTCACCGACATCGTGGAGAAAGCGTCTCGACAGGCCGTCGAGTACGCCAAACGGTTCGATAACCCGGTGTTGGTGATGGAGGATTTGACGTACATCCGTGAACGGTTCGACTACGGGAAGTACATGAACCGTCGGCTTCACTCGTGGGCGTTCGCCCGACTCCAAGGGCGTATCGAGGACAAGGCGACGGAAGCAGGCATCCCTGTCGAGTATGTGAACCCGGCGTACACGTCGCAGACGTGCCACTCGTGCCACCGTATCGGTCGACGGGACTCCCAAGCCGAGTTCCGGTGTCCGAACGACGACTGCCACGTTTCGACGTTTCAGGCCGACATCAACGCTTCCGCGAACATCGCACGACGGATTGACCCGTGGGGAGAGAGCGTCCCGCTTGACAAGGCGGAACGCGATGACTCACCTCGGGATGGGAGCGGTTGTGACACCGCCACGACTCACCGTGAGAAGAGCGCACCCGCGCAGATGACGCTCACGGCCTCCGAAGAGTCGAAACCCTCTGCCAGCGACGACTAA
- a CDS encoding RNA-guided endonuclease InsQ/TnpB family protein gives MVEDTSTRTVPIKLDVDESSADLLHQTTDHFLDAANYVVDVAWDPDWKITSKQKLHDQTYYDVRDDSPLPANLVQAARNRAAEAVKGCVERWKDGKKASKPHFTSRFASYDARTVTVNDDHATLATIDGRVTTEFVLPDEQRETPHSAYLFNDDYDVKGATLHYDEVEDCFYLHVRTKPARENEEAEQGDAKHVSVLGVDLGITNIATTSTGRFWSGGELNHWHREYEKRRGDLQRTGTRWAHENVQRVGRKQTGRFEQMLHTISNELVEEALGNDCTHIVFEQLKGIRERLPHAKAIHKWAFHRLYEYVTYKAESEGLVVAQINPAYTRQRCSKCGFTHEDNRPHTNGQDEFGCLKCGYDVHADYNAAKNIGLKYLRDQQTSGRGGAPVGVRLNSGMMNVNGEYSPTALSG, from the coding sequence ATGGTGGAAGATACAAGCACTCGAACCGTGCCCATCAAACTCGATGTGGACGAGAGTAGTGCTGACCTCCTCCACCAGACAACTGACCACTTCCTCGACGCCGCCAACTACGTCGTAGACGTCGCGTGGGACCCCGACTGGAAAATCACCAGCAAACAAAAACTCCACGACCAAACGTACTACGACGTTCGAGACGACTCGCCGCTCCCGGCTAACCTCGTGCAAGCCGCACGAAATCGAGCCGCAGAAGCCGTCAAAGGCTGTGTCGAACGATGGAAGGACGGCAAGAAAGCCTCGAAGCCACACTTCACCTCACGGTTCGCCAGCTACGACGCGAGAACCGTCACCGTCAACGACGACCACGCCACCCTCGCCACAATCGACGGGCGAGTTACCACAGAGTTCGTCCTCCCTGATGAACAGCGTGAGACGCCACACTCGGCGTACCTGTTCAACGATGACTACGACGTGAAGGGAGCCACGCTCCACTACGATGAGGTTGAGGACTGTTTTTACCTTCATGTGCGGACAAAGCCCGCCAGGGAGAACGAGGAGGCCGAACAAGGCGATGCCAAGCACGTCTCCGTCCTTGGTGTTGACCTCGGCATCACAAACATCGCAACCACCTCAACCGGACGCTTCTGGAGCGGCGGCGAACTCAACCACTGGCACCGAGAATACGAGAAACGTCGAGGCGACCTGCAACGAACTGGGACTCGTTGGGCACACGAGAACGTTCAGCGAGTTGGTCGAAAGCAAACGGGGCGTTTCGAGCAGATGCTCCATACCATCTCGAACGAACTCGTAGAAGAAGCTCTCGGAAACGACTGTACGCACATCGTGTTCGAGCAACTCAAAGGCATCCGCGAACGCCTCCCGCACGCGAAGGCGATTCACAAGTGGGCGTTCCACCGCCTGTACGAGTACGTCACGTACAAAGCGGAATCCGAGGGGCTTGTGGTGGCACAGATTAACCCGGCGTACACGAGACAACGTTGCTCAAAATGTGGATTCACCCACGAGGATAATCGTCCGCACACCAATGGTCAGGACGAGTTCGGGTGTCTGAAGTGTGGGTATGATGTTCACGCGGATTACAACGCCGCAAAGAATATTGGCCTGAAGTATCTCCGCGACCAGCAAACGTCTGGGCGTGGAGGCGCACCCGTAGGCGTGCGCTTGAACAGCGGGATGATGAACGTGAACGGCGAATATTCGCCGACCGCTCTCAGCGGTTAG
- a CDS encoding RNA-guided endonuclease InsQ/TnpB family protein, which yields MKRVNTFEVVPQTENDKECFLRLLDASASLWNELTYERRQNYFGDGDVWDTSEYRGRYNGVVGSANVQQVTRKNSEAWRSFFALKEKGEYANPPSYWGNEEDGRELRTYIRNNQYTIQWGKRSRLEIPVGQELKDEYGLGYHERLRLEVRGNPKWDGKQGRLELEYDEVSDTFRAFQPVTVPDSRLDSPLASEEAALDVGANNLVACSTTTGSQYLYDGRELFGRFRETTDEIARLQSKLREGRYSSKRIRRLYRQRTRRRDHAQNALVRDLVERLYDEGVATVYVGDLTDVLETHWSVRVNEKTHNFWAFKKFTHRLACVCEEYGISLEAESEAWTSQTCPECGDHEKTVRHEDTLTCPCGFEGHADLTASETFLQENSECEIRPMARPVRFEWDDQDWSGKPHPHESPKEVRTNPQVASVGR from the coding sequence ATGAAGCGCGTCAACACCTTCGAGGTGGTTCCACAGACCGAGAACGACAAAGAGTGTTTCCTACGGCTACTCGACGCCTCCGCATCTCTGTGGAACGAACTCACCTACGAACGTCGTCAGAACTACTTTGGGGACGGCGACGTATGGGACACCTCCGAGTACCGAGGACGCTACAACGGTGTCGTCGGAAGTGCGAACGTTCAACAGGTCACGCGCAAGAACAGCGAAGCGTGGCGGTCGTTCTTCGCCCTCAAGGAAAAGGGCGAGTACGCCAACCCGCCGTCGTACTGGGGCAACGAGGAAGACGGACGCGAACTCCGTACCTACATCCGAAACAACCAGTACACGATTCAGTGGGGCAAGCGTAGCCGTCTCGAAATCCCTGTCGGGCAAGAACTGAAAGACGAATACGGACTCGGCTACCACGAACGACTCCGCCTCGAAGTTCGAGGCAACCCGAAGTGGGACGGCAAACAGGGTCGTCTAGAACTCGAGTACGACGAGGTGAGCGACACGTTCAGGGCTTTTCAACCAGTCACCGTCCCTGATTCTCGACTGGATTCACCACTGGCTTCCGAAGAAGCCGCCCTCGACGTTGGCGCGAACAATCTCGTGGCCTGTTCCACGACGACTGGTTCCCAATACCTCTACGACGGTCGGGAGTTGTTCGGACGGTTCCGCGAGACGACCGACGAAATCGCCCGCCTCCAGTCGAAACTTCGAGAGGGACGCTACAGTTCCAAGCGGATTCGACGGCTGTACCGACAGCGGACACGTCGTCGTGACCACGCACAGAACGCGCTGGTGCGCGACCTCGTTGAACGGCTGTACGACGAGGGCGTGGCGACGGTGTACGTGGGCGACTTGACCGACGTACTGGAAACGCACTGGTCGGTCAGGGTGAACGAGAAGACGCACAACTTCTGGGCGTTCAAGAAGTTCACCCACCGTCTCGCGTGCGTTTGTGAGGAATACGGCATCAGCCTCGAAGCCGAGTCGGAAGCGTGGACGAGTCAGACGTGTCCCGAGTGTGGCGACCACGAGAAGACGGTTCGCCACGAGGATACGCTGACGTGTCCGTGTGGCTTCGAGGGGCACGCCGACCTCACGGCGTCAGAGACGTTCCTTCAAGAAAACAGCGAGTGCGAAATCAGGCCGATGGCACGGCCCGTGCGATTCGAGTGGGACGACCAGGACTGGTCGGGGAAACCACACCCTCACGAAAGTCCCAAAGAAGTGCGCACAAACCCGCAAGTTGCCTCCGTGGGTCGGTAG
- a CDS encoding helix-turn-helix domain-containing protein, whose product MSAPTPTTDTELLTTAEHTDPEIAPAPTTNPAYHDSTWLRYHYLVAQQSSRELGRVCGVSHKTILNWLDKHDIARRPANPTGDKRYLNADWLERAYTDRGHTEREIAEMCGVHRSTINTWLQKHDIEVDHGHGVSCYWTSQGYQRVQIGDTSLNLHTLVALANGADPYKLFNSGYVVHHKNGMKAENTPENLELQRRDDHTRNHHQNGDLRTPADCFATKDGS is encoded by the coding sequence ATGTCGGCTCCGACACCTACTACCGACACAGAACTCCTGACGACGGCGGAACACACCGACCCTGAAATCGCGCCCGCACCGACAACCAATCCGGCCTATCACGACTCGACTTGGCTTCGCTATCACTATCTCGTCGCGCAACAATCAAGCCGCGAGCTCGGTCGTGTCTGCGGCGTCAGCCATAAAACAATCCTCAACTGGCTCGACAAACACGATATTGCACGCCGCCCCGCTAACCCAACTGGTGATAAGAGGTATCTCAACGCGGACTGGCTTGAACGCGCGTACACGGACCGCGGCCACACCGAACGTGAAATCGCCGAAATGTGCGGCGTCCACCGTTCAACTATCAATACCTGGTTACAGAAACACGATATCGAGGTGGATCATGGCCACGGCGTTAGTTGTTACTGGACATCCCAAGGCTATCAACGTGTTCAAATCGGCGACACATCTCTCAACCTGCATACTCTCGTCGCTCTTGCAAATGGCGCAGACCCTTACAAACTGTTTAACAGCGGCTACGTTGTCCACCACAAAAACGGGATGAAGGCCGAGAATACGCCCGAAAACCTTGAACTCCAGCGTCGTGACGATCATACTCGCAATCATCACCAGAACGGTGATCTTCGGACTCCCGCCGACTGCTTCGCAACTAAAGACGGTAGTTAG
- a CDS encoding response regulator codes for MEESSSITILVVDDNRDLADLYSEWLTPTYDVYTAYDGEDALNRLDETVDIVLLDRRMPRLSGKDILTKIQNRGLECQVALVTSIEPDFDILDLGFDDYLEKPTTETTLHSLVESLLARTRYSDQIQEYAALISKQATLQAAKESEELADNPDFECLQKQINELQNEVQLLIKDFTAQDFIAAFRHID; via the coding sequence ATGGAAGAATCGTCTTCAATCACGATCTTAGTGGTCGATGACAACCGGGATTTAGCCGATCTCTATAGCGAATGGCTTACCCCAACCTACGACGTCTATACTGCTTACGATGGCGAAGACGCACTCAACCGTCTCGATGAGACCGTCGACATTGTCCTCCTTGACCGTCGAATGCCCAGACTATCGGGTAAGGATATTCTTACAAAAATCCAGAACCGGGGACTCGAATGTCAGGTAGCGCTCGTGACCAGTATTGAACCAGATTTTGATATTCTTGATCTTGGCTTTGATGACTACCTCGAGAAACCCACTACCGAAACGACCCTCCACAGCCTCGTTGAGTCACTCCTTGCGCGTACACGATATAGTGACCAAATACAGGAATATGCAGCCCTCATATCGAAGCAAGCAACGCTTCAAGCAGCGAAGGAATCCGAAGAACTCGCCGACAATCCCGACTTCGAGTGCTTACAAAAGCAAATTAACGAGTTACAAAACGAAGTCCAACTCCTCATCAAGGATTTCACAGCTCAGGATTTTATCGCAGCTTTTCGCCATATTGACTGA
- the tnpA gene encoding IS200/IS605 family transposase, producing MVKSTRHAKYELYYHIVFVPKYQRSHLTGETMERLETIFAEICADKDLELAESEVMPDHVHLFIGSPPKNAPSLIVNWVKGISARKYNQRYDDRVKWTRSYYVGTAGSVSKGAVEQYIAEQEGGDE from the coding sequence ATGGTAAAGAGTACCCGTCACGCGAAATACGAACTCTACTACCACATAGTGTTCGTGCCGAAATATCAGCGTTCGCACCTGACGGGGGAGACGATGGAACGTCTCGAAACCATCTTCGCGGAAATCTGTGCGGACAAAGACCTCGAACTGGCCGAGTCCGAGGTCATGCCCGACCACGTACACCTGTTCATCGGAAGTCCACCGAAGAACGCCCCGTCACTCATCGTCAACTGGGTCAAGGGCATCTCCGCCCGCAAGTACAACCAACGCTACGACGACCGCGTGAAGTGGACTCGTTCGTACTACGTTGGTACGGCGGGAAGCGTCTCGAAGGGCGCTGTCGAACAGTACATCGCTGAACAGGAAGGTGGCGACGAATGA
- a CDS encoding ParA family protein, which translates to MSQPEPRAVCFPMLKGGFGKSIFANTLGGVLGDRRDHNVLVVDLDPAGHLSTGLGYYTREDETATDLDDVLLDETPPEDIIKHPGYGFDFLPSLNLETVTENLARDSVLASDMKLKQELVEPLLGDTYDYILFDIPGSRNKLVNNAVVAAPNAILPLKPVPEALNGLRETAKKLIGEIRDAIDFELLAVVPNDLQRRIDQQTKDRRLLEAMNTQEQFAAYLLAGRGADPDAGTLPDGVTIEDVLDDHIPPFARLTEDDWKAIDNGERDPPKVPIRHAGSFGDAYEARKPVTAYDPDCSQIQPFESLADIVEQGGIQQ; encoded by the coding sequence ATGAGTCAACCTGAACCACGCGCTGTCTGCTTCCCGATGTTGAAAGGCGGCTTCGGAAAGAGCATCTTCGCAAACACCCTTGGAGGAGTCCTCGGTGACCGGCGCGACCACAACGTACTCGTCGTCGACCTTGACCCCGCCGGTCACCTCTCGACAGGCCTCGGCTATTACACACGCGAAGACGAAACAGCAACCGATCTCGACGATGTCCTTCTCGATGAGACTCCACCCGAAGACATCATCAAACACCCCGGCTACGGATTCGATTTCCTGCCGTCATTGAATCTCGAAACCGTAACCGAGAACCTCGCTCGTGACTCCGTACTCGCATCGGACATGAAACTCAAACAGGAGCTCGTCGAACCCCTCCTCGGTGACACGTATGACTACATCCTCTTCGACATCCCCGGAAGCCGCAACAAACTCGTGAACAACGCTGTTGTCGCCGCTCCGAACGCCATTCTTCCGTTAAAGCCAGTGCCCGAAGCGCTGAACGGACTCCGAGAAACCGCAAAAAAACTAATCGGAGAAATCCGAGATGCCATCGACTTCGAACTCCTCGCCGTCGTGCCAAACGACTTACAGCGCCGAATCGACCAACAGACAAAAGACCGACGCTTACTGGAAGCGATGAACACCCAAGAGCAGTTTGCAGCCTACCTACTCGCCGGTCGTGGCGCAGACCCCGATGCAGGAACCCTCCCCGACGGCGTGACGATTGAGGACGTGCTTGACGACCATATCCCGCCGTTCGCTCGTCTCACAGAAGACGACTGGAAAGCAATTGACAACGGGGAGCGTGACCCGCCGAAAGTCCCGATTCGCCACGCTGGATCGTTCGGTGACGCCTACGAAGCGCGGAAACCAGTGACCGCCTACGACCCCGACTGCAGCCAGATACAGCCATTTGAATCACTTGCCGATATCGTCGAACAGGGAGGCATCCAGCAATGA
- a CDS encoding FAD-binding oxidoreductase codes for MSAEAELKLVSPDAFDEFAESIRGDIVFSDAENYDDVREIWNGLVDKHPTAIVQCQGAADVAKSVEFTTEHNIEFSVRGGGHHQSGSSLVDDGLVIDLSEMTSVHVDPAEQVARVEPGCRARDVLMETQHYGLATPTGSAADVGIPGSTLGGGIGWIRRKHGLGIDALRSVDVVTPDGDLVHASPKQNEDLFWAMRGGGGNFGIVTSFKFDLSEVGPVVPALGVFYPGDEAHTVLKTYRELSQDAPDELTTLALNSHVPDLPPMPDELVGEEAVSIMGCYAGDDMEAGQEAIQPFREITEPLLDMSEPMPYLMLHELGTQLFPDGRNYCHRSVYVEHLSDEILDLVVDHAEEAPSSLSGIGIWHLGGAIADVANDETAYPWRDKEYLITVEANWEDGGNDANLEWARTGDEVFREVGGVGAYGGFTGVSDQDSEDFTDRVYGENVDRLAEIKAKYDTGNSFDTNVNVVPSEID; via the coding sequence ATGTCAGCAGAAGCTGAGTTAAAGTTAGTCAGTCCCGACGCATTTGATGAGTTTGCTGAGTCCATTCGTGGGGACATTGTGTTCTCTGACGCAGAGAACTACGATGATGTCCGTGAGATTTGGAACGGCTTGGTTGACAAGCATCCGACCGCAATCGTCCAATGTCAGGGGGCAGCAGATGTAGCGAAAAGTGTGGAGTTCACGACCGAACACAATATTGAGTTCTCAGTTCGCGGTGGCGGCCATCATCAATCTGGCAGTTCACTCGTCGACGACGGGCTTGTTATCGACTTGTCTGAGATGACCAGCGTCCACGTTGACCCTGCCGAGCAAGTTGCTCGGGTCGAACCCGGCTGCCGTGCCCGCGATGTTCTCATGGAGACGCAGCACTACGGCCTTGCCACCCCGACCGGAAGTGCCGCTGATGTCGGCATTCCCGGTTCCACACTCGGTGGCGGCATTGGCTGGATTCGCCGTAAGCATGGTCTCGGCATCGATGCCCTCCGTTCCGTTGACGTGGTGACGCCAGACGGCGACCTCGTCCACGCAAGCCCCAAGCAGAACGAGGACCTGTTCTGGGCCATGCGAGGTGGGGGCGGCAATTTCGGCATCGTCACCTCCTTCAAGTTCGATCTCTCTGAGGTCGGTCCCGTCGTCCCTGCCCTCGGGGTGTTCTATCCCGGTGACGAAGCCCACACCGTTCTCAAAACATACCGTGAACTTTCGCAGGACGCTCCGGATGAACTGACGACTCTTGCGCTCAACAGCCACGTTCCGGATCTTCCGCCGATGCCTGACGAGCTTGTTGGCGAGGAGGCGGTCTCTATCATGGGCTGCTATGCAGGGGACGACATGGAGGCCGGGCAGGAGGCGATTCAGCCATTCCGTGAGATTACAGAACCGCTGCTTGACATGAGTGAGCCGATGCCGTACCTGATGCTTCACGAACTTGGTACGCAACTGTTCCCTGACGGACGGAACTACTGTCACCGGTCGGTGTACGTAGAGCATCTCTCTGATGAGATTCTCGATCTCGTGGTCGACCATGCAGAAGAAGCTCCGTCCTCCCTATCCGGAATTGGAATTTGGCATCTTGGTGGTGCAATTGCTGACGTAGCAAACGATGAAACGGCATACCCATGGCGAGATAAGGAGTATCTGATTACGGTTGAAGCGAACTGGGAAGACGGTGGTAACGACGCAAATCTCGAGTGGGCACGTACTGGTGACGAAGTATTCCGAGAAGTTGGTGGTGTCGGTGCCTATGGCGGCTTCACGGGCGTGAGCGACCAGGACAGTGAAGACTTCACTGACCGGGTCTATGGGGAGAACGTTGATCGACTAGCCGAAATCAAAGCAAAGTACGACACCGGGAACTCGTTCGACACGAACGTCAATGTCGTTCCGTCGGAGATTGACTAA